From one Falco biarmicus isolate bFalBia1 unplaced genomic scaffold, bFalBia1.pri scaffold_27, whole genome shotgun sequence genomic stretch:
- the LOC130143361 gene encoding casein kinase I-like isoform X1, producing the protein MLKGERWRGKSAVSLDKFGKSPREIFHPEIQKGPVNFKFGVLYAKGGQLTDDEMFSDVCVPTIKWCGAEGDYNGMGMEPFGPSLEDLFSFCSRKFSLETVLLLADQMVGTCFADLDGAVCWNIQIP; encoded by the exons ATGTTgaagggggagaggtggcgggggaagag tgctgtgagtCTTGACAAATTTGGGAAGAGCCCGAGGGAAATTTTTCATCCTGAGATACAGAAG ggacctgtgaattttaaatttggagTCCTTTATGCTAAGGGTGGGCAGCTTACAGATGATGAAATGTTCAGCGATG tgTGCGTTCCCACAATTAAGTGGTGTGGAGCTGAAGGGGACTACAATGGAATGGGGAtggagccgtttggaccgagtcttgaagatctcttcagtttttgttcAAGGAAGTTTAGTCTCGAGACAGTCCTATTACTCGCTGACCAAATGGTAGGAACCTGCTTTGCTGATCTTGACGGTGCAGTGTGTTGGAATATTCAGATTCCTTGA
- the LOC130143361 gene encoding casein kinase I-like isoform X2 has product MLKGERWRGKSAVSLDKFGKSPREIFHPEIQKGPVNFKFGVLYAKGGQLTDDEMFSDVCVPTIKWCGAEGDYNGMGMEPFGPSLEDLFSFCSRKFSLETVLLLADQMIS; this is encoded by the exons ATGTTgaagggggagaggtggcgggggaagag tgctgtgagtCTTGACAAATTTGGGAAGAGCCCGAGGGAAATTTTTCATCCTGAGATACAGAAG ggacctgtgaattttaaatttggagTCCTTTATGCTAAGGGTGGGCAGCTTACAGATGATGAAATGTTCAGCGATG tgTGCGTTCCCACAATTAAGTGGTGTGGAGCTGAAGGGGACTACAATGGAATGGGGAtggagccgtttggaccgagtcttgaagatctcttcagtttttgttcAAGGAAGTTTAGTCTCGAGACAGTCCTATTACTCGCTGACCAAATG ATTAGTTGA